The following are encoded in a window of Scleropages formosus chromosome 7, fSclFor1.1, whole genome shotgun sequence genomic DNA:
- the LOC108937571 gene encoding sickle tail protein homolog isoform X3 — MSTESSSKKGFRPSRLLKLSSSRTASKQSSAGRQRTLSPGKQTLREDQLPRSKIAPPTEGKSSLRATQLEDADPSRRKPSLANGNSRLESKNHRGITRRHTLGGPHCPADSPVDAPTEAPTKEPADMNRKREAFLEHLKQKYPHHASTIMGHQERLHEQSRNCQPPAGDQVDHISAASLDSLDAMSEGEVPPGLPAFTRGSRTRASLPVVRSTNQTRDRSLGVLYLQYGDETKQIHMPNEITSLDTILALFVSAFPQHLSMKMLELPTVAVYIRDDARNMYYELMDIRAIADQTCLKVYHRDPTQAFSRKTHSSNGDLRVQQTGREGQPLISPPVARALSPPNSSSRIPFGPRGSCGSTSTSTIQRDRLPSCTPVSPGASAILERRDVKPDEDSPAMLSPLADVVDHRLPSSNLCSAPPPAADPAEHPSLYRQKSRRHGDSQLPTLGTRTPPSSPHKTHQSGALERVTTGAKIQSGVTSEFSDPQTRERMKAMEKQIASLTGLVQHALFMGPNAKTAKATNSEKSPPVASPTPSVDSAGGSPDPVTGPASLRCSLLSFSRSVSDLRRQLQDLRQLQLQNQESLKQMLQRMDQEIGHKAAQTAWRSDDPVQRQRTLVEEERHEYLGVEEGILLQLGELERSVEDLKESCENGAVPRPVTLQEVEDCAVHLRSIGEALATLRTGFPALQAKMRAVLRVEVEAVRFLKEEPHKLESMMKRVKILTERLGTLKTYTTENALQYSKLSGDKVAPMDRVTTAIASEPIISKETPPVTACASPPPPLVLPEAPASPPEPCSSPFRSEVVSTSPVVVHRTCSSPVHVQRSQHSADLSCHSQDPPRSTKSSPSLRKHSAADSNGSIAQGQFVRSRSKAEQRAASIAAAQLEWEEQQQNLSRYTRTEFDKLLQEAQDSLMMSVPSLEVTDQKAEAQATPPVEAANTPPSVAPPPEETPPLKPATEDHAKSITDTPTEGLTETPTQPSLENGCQEQGNKSPPPPPPRRTHPPGSGLTTGRSGEVIYKTRKDLVAPQEEGEAVLVLQSKCSKTPPKPVTPPPIAASAIPEDEDEDDEGDRIMAELQQNKGLQVKGKHLEMKDNGSNTIASPRVLYYDTDKVSKEQLSPGKDDPMKRKEGAAATSVQVHSVNVCGSAPGIQQRPTGNSPAASGCPWVVGQSRLPRAQRTYRKTHADSLPENTRIQEDLKTGSPTSTVQSEDDTPVEKRGREQERSTLTPIQNPWSGGVMTQEGTKSPTLRSQESTGNLDLLPEALSKDNCQVAVLRSSRARVKFAQEAVVSPALPCEEATSTSDNIAFKITDTEVQALSFGEYEEIMSTEGGNIQTVKVSEAQDMTTQEKSGLGKKPVIIILDEPMDIRSAYKRLSTIFEGEEEQPDQRLVDKRIEEVPEENDSERDGIQVICPKDGGKAILGGNTQNYCSLSSTVTHHHNVTQEASSALTERVDHGKQDPKKKFRLKFPKKKLTALSQAIRTGTKTGKKTLQVVVYEDEEEPDGTMKMAKEAKRFEIGYHRSSSDSTTTKFTECQANLSGSQHGSDEFCKSASLEQTNKQLEASGSIMCPLPTKEVVAEEPKTTLVTLMEPIVKDMVDEAPVSPNEATSPTWKAIRTPQPKFRKPKLPPRPTVIPHSPTKSHQNTSLTSAASLSPSTVPRAQPAPADKAVKQQKFLDPQRQFQQANGSAGKAVGDAKAPSPAFPAFKIPAFDPSSGKSSSPSAANPDATNLNSFINNPAQTHHSTLCLTQPFPAGSPRLPSSTTRSFKYQPIGSAQSQNGQLQPSSSPVSSPTMSQGVKTISAQTTSFTCYKLQGRNGSKAI; from the exons AAGGTAAAAGCAGCCTGAGGGCGACCCAGCTGGAGGATGCTGACCCCTCCAGACGAAAGCCGAGCCTGGCAAACGGAAACAGTCGCTTGGAGTCCAAGAACCACCGTGGCATCACCAGAAGACACACGCTAGGAGGACCTCACTGCCCTGCAGACTCCCCAGTGGACGCCCCAACAGAAGCCCCTACCAAAGAACCTGCTGACATGAACAGGAAGCGAGAGGCCTTCCTGGAGCACCTGAAGCAGAAGTACCCTCACCACGCCTCCACCATCATGGGCCACCAGGAGCGGCTCCACGAGCAG AGCAGGAACTGCCAGCCTCCAGCTGGAGACCAGGTGGACCACATCTCCGCAGCCTCGCTGGATTCACTGGATGCCATGTCGGAAGGGGAGGTCCCCCCAGGTCTGCCGGCCTTCACTCGGGGCAGCCGTACCCGAGCCAGTCTGCCAGTAGTGCGCTCCACCAACCAGACCAGGGACCGCTCTCTAG GTGTGCTGTACCTTCAGTATGGGGACGAGACCAAACAAATCCACATGCCCAACGAGATCACCAGCTTGGACACGATCCTGGCTCTGTTCGTTAGTGCCTTCCCACAGCACCTCTCCATGAAGATGCTGGAGTTGCCCACAGTCGCTGTGTACATCAGGGATGATGCCAGGAACATGTACTACGAGCTCATGGACATCAG GGCAATTGCAGACCAGACCTGTCTAAAGGTGTACCACCGGGACCCCACCCAAGCCTTCAGCCGCAAAACCCACTCCAGCAACGGGGATCTCAGG GTACAGCAGACAGGACGGGAGGGGCAACCCCTGATCTCACCCCCAGTGGCACGTGCGCTCTCCCCCCCCAACTCTTCCTCCCGCATCCCCTTTGGACCCCGCGGGTCTTGTGGCAGTACCAGTACCAGTACCATCCAAAGGGACCGGCTCCCCTCATGCACCCCAGTCTCACCTGGCGCCAGCGCCATCTTGGAGCGGCGGGATGTGAAGCCTGATGAGGACTCCCCGGCTATGCTGAGCCCCCTCGCTGATGTGGTCGACCACCGGCTCCCCAGCAGCAACCTATGCTCTGCTCCACCCCCTGCGGCAGACCCTGCCGAGCACCCCAGCCTGTATAGGCAGAAGTCTAGGAGGCATGGGGACAGTCAGCTGCCCACCTTGGGCACCAGGACGCCGCCATCATCCCCCCACAAGACCCACCAGTCGGGGGCTCTAGAGAGGGTGACCACAGGAGCAAAGATCCAGAGTGGTGTAACCTCTGAGTTCTCGGACCCTCAGACCAG ggagcgGATGAAAGCCATGGAGAAGCAGATAGCCAGCCTGACAGGCCTTGTACAGCACGCGCTGTTCATGGGACCCAACGCTAAGACTGCCAAGGCAACCAACAG CGAGAAGTCGCCGCCAGTGGCCTCTCCTACGCCCAGCGTGGACAGCGCAG GAGGCTCACCTGACCCCGTAACTGGCCCCGCCTCCCTCCGCTGCAGCCTGCTCAGCTTCAGCAGGAGCGTCTCAGACCTGCGGCGGCAGCTTCAGGACTTGAGGCAGCTTCAG CTGCAGAATCAGGAGTCCCTGAAGCAGATGCTGCAGCGCATGGACCAGGAGATCGGCCACAAGGCGGCGCAGACAGCCTGGCGCTCGGACGACCCCGTCCAGAGGCAGAGGACACTGGTGGAGGAAGAGAGACACGAGTACCTGGGTGTGGAGGAGGGGATTCTGCTGCAGCTGGG CGAGCTGGAGCGCTCAGTGGAGGACCTGAAGGAGAGCTGCGAGAATGGCGCCGTGCCGCGGCCCGTAACGCTCCAGGAGGTGGAGGACTGTGCGGTGCATCTGAGGAGCATTGGGGAGGCCCTGGCCACATTGAGAA CCGGCTTCCCGGCGCTGCAGGCCAAGATGCGAGCGGTGCTGCGGGTCGAGGTGGAAGCCGTGCGCTTCCTCAAGGAGGAGCCGCACAAGCTGGAGAGCATGATGAAGAGGGTGAAGATCCTGACAGAGAGGCTCGGCACCCTGAAGAC GTATACTACAGAAAACGCACTTCAATATTCAAAGCTCAGTGGAGACAAAGTGGCCCCAATGGATCGCGTGACCACGGCTATTGCTTCGGAGCCGATCATATCCAAGGAGACTCCCCCTGTCACGGCCTGCGcttcccctcctccacctctggtccTTCCGGAAGCCCCCGCTTCCCCCCCCGAACCCTGCAGCTCCCCCTTTCGTTCCGAGGTCGTTTCCACGAGTCCCGTGGTGGTCCACCGCACCTGCAGCTCTCCGGTCCACGTCCAGAGGTCCCAGCACTCTGCCGACCTCTCTTGCCACAGCCAGGACCCCCCGCGGAGCACAAAGAGCAGCCCCTCCCTGCGAAAGCACAGTGCCGCGGACAGCAACGGCTCGATCGCGCAGGGACAGTTTGTCAGGAGCAGGAGCAAGGCTGAGCAAAGAGCAGCATCCATAGCA GCAGCCCAGTTGGAgtgggaggagcagcagcagaacctgAGCCGCTATACCAGGACCGAGTTTGACAAACTGCTACAGGAGGCACAAGACAGCTTGATGATGTCCGTTCCAAGCCTAGAGGTCACAGACCAGAAGGCAGAGGCACAAGCCACACCCCCTGTGGAGGCAGCTAACACACCCCCATCTGTGGCCCCGCCCCCAG AGGAAACTCCACCTCTCAAACCTGCCACCGAAGACCATGCTAAGTCGATTACTGATACACCAACAGAGGGTTTGACAGAGACACCCACACAACCCAGTCTGGAAAATGGGTGCCAAGAACAGGGTAATAAATCaccaccccctcctccaccacGGCGAACTCATCCCCCAGGATCAGGTCTGACCACAGGGAGGTCAGGGGAGGTCATCTACAAAACGAGGAAGGACCTCGTCGCACCTCAG gaggaaggagaggctGTTCTTGTGCTGCAATCCAAATGCAGCAAGACTCCCCCAAAACCGGTGACTCCACCACCCATTGCAGCATCTGCTATCCCGGAGGACGAAGACGAGGATGACGAGGGTGACAGGATCATGGCCGAGCTGCAG CAGAACAAAGGTCTCCAGGTCAAAGGGAAACACCTGGAAATGAAAGACAATGGAAGCAACACCATTGCAAGCCCAAGG GTCCTATATTATGACACAGATAAAGTTTCCAAGGAGCAACTGTCACCAGGAAAAGACGACCCAATGAAACGCAAAGAAGGAGCAGCAGCCACCTCTGTGCAGGTTCACAGTGTGAATGTTTGTGGAAGTGCTCCAGGAATCCAACAGAGACCCACAGGCAACAGTCCAGCTGCATCAGGATGTCCGTGGGTAGTAGGGCAGTCTCGTCTCCCCAGGGCTCAGCGTACATATAGGAAAACGCATGCAGATTCTCTGCCTGAAAACACCAGGATCCAGGAAGACCTGAAAACAGGCAGCCCCACCTCAACGGTCCAGTCAGAAGATGATACACCTGTCGAAAAAAgaggcagagagcaggaacGGTCAACTCTCACTCCCATCCAGAATCCTTGGAGTGGGGGAGTGATGACCCAAGAGGGGACCAAAAGTCCAACTCTGAGGAGTCAAGAGTCCACTGGAAACCTGGACTTACTTCCAGAAGCCTTGAGTAAAGACAACTGTCAGGTGGCAGTTCTGAGGTCATCCAGAGCTCGGGTGAAGTTTGCCCAGGAGGCTGTCGTGAGCCCTGCCCTCCCCTGTGAGGAAGCAACATCCACTTCTGACAACATCGCCTTTAAAATAACTGACACAGAGGTCCAGGCCCTGTCCTTTGGTGAGTATGAGGAAATCATGAGTACTGAAGGAGGAAACATACAGACTGTCAAAGTGAGCGAAGCCCAAGATATGACCACTCAGGAGAAGAGTGGGCTTGGCAAGAAACCAGTCATCATCATCTTGGACGAGCCAATGGATATCCGGTCTGCCTACAAGCGGCTCTCTACCATATTTGAAGGGGAGGAGGAGCAACCGGACCAAAGGCTGGTGGACAAAAGGATAGAGGAAGTGCCAGAGGAGAATGACTCGGAGAGAGATGGAATCCAGGTAATTTGCCCAAAAGATGGAGGTAAGGCAATTCTTGGAGGAAACACCCAGAATTACTGCAGCCTCTCCAGCACTGTTACACATCATCACAATGTAACACAGGAAGCTTCATCTGCCCTTACTGAAAGGGTAGATCATGGGAAGCAGGACCCTAAGAAGAAGTTCAGGCTTAAGTTTCCCAAGAAGAAACTGACAGCACTAAGTCAAGCTATCCGAACAGGCACGAAGACAGGCAAAAAGACACTCCAGGTTGTAGTTtatgaagatgaggaagagcCGGACGGGACTATGAAAATGGCTAAAGAAGCGAAGCGATTTGAAATTGGCTACCACAGGTCTTCCAGCGACTCCACCACTACAAAATTCACCGAATGTCAGGCAAACTTGTCCGGTTCCCAGCACGGGTCAGATGAGTTCTGCAAAAGCGCAAGCCTTGAGCAGACCAACAAACAGCTGGAGGCGTCAGGAAGCATAATGTGTCCTTTGCCAACAAAAGAGGTGGTTGCAGAAGAACCCAAAACCACACTGGTTACATTAATGGAGCCCATAGTCAAAGACATGGTAGATGAGGCGCCCGTTTCTCCGAATGAAGCCACCTCTCCAACTTGGAAAGCTATCAGGACTCCACAGCCGAAGTTTCGCAAACCAAAACTTCCTCCTCGACCAACTGTCATCCCCCACTCTCCCACCAAGAGCCATCAG AACACAAGTCTCACTTCTGCTGCAAGCCTGTCTCCGTCGACCGTACCAAGAGCACAGCCGGCCCCTGCAGACAAAGCAGTGAAACAGCAGAAGTTTCTGGACCCCCAGAGGCAGTTCCAGCAG GCTAACGGAAGCGCTGGGAAAGCTGTCGGGGATGCTAAAGCGCCTTCCCCTGCTTTTCCTGCTTTTAAGATCCCTGCCTTTGACCCTAGCAGTGGAAAGAGCAGCTCTCCATCTGCTGCTAACCCAGATGCCACTAACCTGAACTCCTTTATCAACAACCCCGCTCAAACTCACCATTCCACCCTTTGTCTTACACAACCCTTCCCTGCTGGCTCTCCCAGGCTCCCTAGCAGCACCACTCGTAGCTTCAAGTACCAACCCATCGGCTCAGCCCAGAGCCAAAATGGCCAACTGCAGCCATCCTCCTCCCCTGTTTCTTCTCCAACCATGAGTCAAGGTGTCAAGACAATAAGTGCGCAGACGACCAGCTTCACCTGCTACAAGCTGCAGGGCAGGAACGGCAGCAAAGCCATCTAG
- the LOC108937571 gene encoding sickle tail protein homolog isoform X2 produces MSTESSSKKGFRPSRLLKLSSSRTASKQSSAGRQRTLSPGKQTLREDQLPRSKIAPPTEGKSSLRATQLEDADPSRRKPSLANGNSRLESKNHRGITRRHTLGGPHCPADSPVDAPTEAPTKEPADMNRKREAFLEHLKQKYPHHASTIMGHQERLHEQSRNCQPPAGDQVDHISAASLDSLDAMSEGEVPPGLPAFTRGSRTRASLPVVRSTNQTRDRSLGVLYLQYGDETKQIHMPNEITSLDTILALFVSAFPQHLSMKMLELPTVAVYIRDDARNMYYELMDIRAIADQTCLKVYHRDPTQAFSRKTHSSNGDLRVQQTGREGQPLISPPVARALSPPNSSSRIPFGPRGSCGSTSTSTIQRDRLPSCTPVSPGASAILERRDVKPDEDSPAMLSPLADVVDHRLPSSNLCSAPPPAADPAEHPSLYRQKSRRHGDSQLPTLGTRTPPSSPHKTHQSGALERVTTGAKIQSGVTSEFSDPQTRERMKAMEKQIASLTGLVQHALFMGPNAKTAKATNSEKSPPVASPTPSVDSAGGSPDPVTGPASLRCSLLSFSRSVSDLRRQLQDLRQLQLQNQESLKQMLQRMDQEIGHKAAQTAWRSDDPVQRQRTLVEEERHEYLGVEEGILLQLGELERSVEDLKESCENGAVPRPVTLQEVEDCAVHLRSIGEALATLRTGFPALQAKMRAVLRVEVEAVRFLKEEPHKLESMMKRVKILTERLGTLKTYTTENALQYSKLSGDKVAPMDRVTTAIASEPIISKETPPVTACASPPPPLVLPEAPASPPEPCSSPFRSEVVSTSPVVVHRTCSSPVHVQRSQHSADLSCHSQDPPRSTKSSPSLRKHSAADSNGSIAQGQFVRSRSKAEQRAASIAAAQLEWEEQQQNLSRYTRTEFDKLLQEAQDSLMMSVPSLEVTDQKAEAQATPPVEAANTPPSVAPPPEETPPLKPATEDHAKSITDTPTEGLTETPTQPSLENGCQEQGNKSPPPPPPRRTHPPGSGLTTGRSGEVIYKTRKDLVAPQEEGEAVLVLQSKCSKTPPKPVTPPPIAASAIPEDEDEDDEGDRIMAELQVFQKCTIQDVEPRFLVESPLGELWPGEDENKGLQVKGKHLEMKDNGSNTIASPRVLYYDTDKVSKEQLSPGKDDPMKRKEGAAATSVQVHSVNVCGSAPGIQQRPTGNSPAASGCPWVVGQSRLPRAQRTYRKTHADSLPENTRIQEDLKTGSPTSTVQSEDDTPVEKRGREQERSTLTPIQNPWSGGVMTQEGTKSPTLRSQESTGNLDLLPEALSKDNCQVAVLRSSRARVKFAQEAVVSPALPCEEATSTSDNIAFKITDTEVQALSFGEYEEIMSTEGGNIQTVKVSEAQDMTTQEKSGLGKKPVIIILDEPMDIRSAYKRLSTIFEGEEEQPDQRLVDKRIEEVPEENDSERDGIQVICPKDGGKAILGGNTQNYCSLSSTVTHHHNVTQEASSALTERVDHGKQDPKKKFRLKFPKKKLTALSQAIRTGTKTGKKTLQVVVYEDEEEPDGTMKMAKEAKRFEIGYHRSSSDSTTTKFTECQANLSGSQHGSDEFCKSASLEQTNKQLEASGSIMCPLPTKEVVAEEPKTTLVTLMEPIVKDMVDEAPVSPNEATSPTWKAIRTPQPKFRKPKLPPRPTVIPHSPTKSHQNTSLTSAASLSPSTVPRAQPAPADKAVKQQKFLDPQRQFQQANGSAGKAVGDAKAPSPAFPAFKIPAFDPSSGKSSSPSAANPDATNLNSFINNPAQTHHSTLCLTQPFPAGSPRLPSSTTRSFKYQPIGSAQSQNGQLQPSSSPVSSPTMSQGVKTISAQTTSFTCYKLQGRNGSKAI; encoded by the exons AAGGTAAAAGCAGCCTGAGGGCGACCCAGCTGGAGGATGCTGACCCCTCCAGACGAAAGCCGAGCCTGGCAAACGGAAACAGTCGCTTGGAGTCCAAGAACCACCGTGGCATCACCAGAAGACACACGCTAGGAGGACCTCACTGCCCTGCAGACTCCCCAGTGGACGCCCCAACAGAAGCCCCTACCAAAGAACCTGCTGACATGAACAGGAAGCGAGAGGCCTTCCTGGAGCACCTGAAGCAGAAGTACCCTCACCACGCCTCCACCATCATGGGCCACCAGGAGCGGCTCCACGAGCAG AGCAGGAACTGCCAGCCTCCAGCTGGAGACCAGGTGGACCACATCTCCGCAGCCTCGCTGGATTCACTGGATGCCATGTCGGAAGGGGAGGTCCCCCCAGGTCTGCCGGCCTTCACTCGGGGCAGCCGTACCCGAGCCAGTCTGCCAGTAGTGCGCTCCACCAACCAGACCAGGGACCGCTCTCTAG GTGTGCTGTACCTTCAGTATGGGGACGAGACCAAACAAATCCACATGCCCAACGAGATCACCAGCTTGGACACGATCCTGGCTCTGTTCGTTAGTGCCTTCCCACAGCACCTCTCCATGAAGATGCTGGAGTTGCCCACAGTCGCTGTGTACATCAGGGATGATGCCAGGAACATGTACTACGAGCTCATGGACATCAG GGCAATTGCAGACCAGACCTGTCTAAAGGTGTACCACCGGGACCCCACCCAAGCCTTCAGCCGCAAAACCCACTCCAGCAACGGGGATCTCAGG GTACAGCAGACAGGACGGGAGGGGCAACCCCTGATCTCACCCCCAGTGGCACGTGCGCTCTCCCCCCCCAACTCTTCCTCCCGCATCCCCTTTGGACCCCGCGGGTCTTGTGGCAGTACCAGTACCAGTACCATCCAAAGGGACCGGCTCCCCTCATGCACCCCAGTCTCACCTGGCGCCAGCGCCATCTTGGAGCGGCGGGATGTGAAGCCTGATGAGGACTCCCCGGCTATGCTGAGCCCCCTCGCTGATGTGGTCGACCACCGGCTCCCCAGCAGCAACCTATGCTCTGCTCCACCCCCTGCGGCAGACCCTGCCGAGCACCCCAGCCTGTATAGGCAGAAGTCTAGGAGGCATGGGGACAGTCAGCTGCCCACCTTGGGCACCAGGACGCCGCCATCATCCCCCCACAAGACCCACCAGTCGGGGGCTCTAGAGAGGGTGACCACAGGAGCAAAGATCCAGAGTGGTGTAACCTCTGAGTTCTCGGACCCTCAGACCAG ggagcgGATGAAAGCCATGGAGAAGCAGATAGCCAGCCTGACAGGCCTTGTACAGCACGCGCTGTTCATGGGACCCAACGCTAAGACTGCCAAGGCAACCAACAG CGAGAAGTCGCCGCCAGTGGCCTCTCCTACGCCCAGCGTGGACAGCGCAG GAGGCTCACCTGACCCCGTAACTGGCCCCGCCTCCCTCCGCTGCAGCCTGCTCAGCTTCAGCAGGAGCGTCTCAGACCTGCGGCGGCAGCTTCAGGACTTGAGGCAGCTTCAG CTGCAGAATCAGGAGTCCCTGAAGCAGATGCTGCAGCGCATGGACCAGGAGATCGGCCACAAGGCGGCGCAGACAGCCTGGCGCTCGGACGACCCCGTCCAGAGGCAGAGGACACTGGTGGAGGAAGAGAGACACGAGTACCTGGGTGTGGAGGAGGGGATTCTGCTGCAGCTGGG CGAGCTGGAGCGCTCAGTGGAGGACCTGAAGGAGAGCTGCGAGAATGGCGCCGTGCCGCGGCCCGTAACGCTCCAGGAGGTGGAGGACTGTGCGGTGCATCTGAGGAGCATTGGGGAGGCCCTGGCCACATTGAGAA CCGGCTTCCCGGCGCTGCAGGCCAAGATGCGAGCGGTGCTGCGGGTCGAGGTGGAAGCCGTGCGCTTCCTCAAGGAGGAGCCGCACAAGCTGGAGAGCATGATGAAGAGGGTGAAGATCCTGACAGAGAGGCTCGGCACCCTGAAGAC GTATACTACAGAAAACGCACTTCAATATTCAAAGCTCAGTGGAGACAAAGTGGCCCCAATGGATCGCGTGACCACGGCTATTGCTTCGGAGCCGATCATATCCAAGGAGACTCCCCCTGTCACGGCCTGCGcttcccctcctccacctctggtccTTCCGGAAGCCCCCGCTTCCCCCCCCGAACCCTGCAGCTCCCCCTTTCGTTCCGAGGTCGTTTCCACGAGTCCCGTGGTGGTCCACCGCACCTGCAGCTCTCCGGTCCACGTCCAGAGGTCCCAGCACTCTGCCGACCTCTCTTGCCACAGCCAGGACCCCCCGCGGAGCACAAAGAGCAGCCCCTCCCTGCGAAAGCACAGTGCCGCGGACAGCAACGGCTCGATCGCGCAGGGACAGTTTGTCAGGAGCAGGAGCAAGGCTGAGCAAAGAGCAGCATCCATAGCA GCAGCCCAGTTGGAgtgggaggagcagcagcagaacctgAGCCGCTATACCAGGACCGAGTTTGACAAACTGCTACAGGAGGCACAAGACAGCTTGATGATGTCCGTTCCAAGCCTAGAGGTCACAGACCAGAAGGCAGAGGCACAAGCCACACCCCCTGTGGAGGCAGCTAACACACCCCCATCTGTGGCCCCGCCCCCAG AGGAAACTCCACCTCTCAAACCTGCCACCGAAGACCATGCTAAGTCGATTACTGATACACCAACAGAGGGTTTGACAGAGACACCCACACAACCCAGTCTGGAAAATGGGTGCCAAGAACAGGGTAATAAATCaccaccccctcctccaccacGGCGAACTCATCCCCCAGGATCAGGTCTGACCACAGGGAGGTCAGGGGAGGTCATCTACAAAACGAGGAAGGACCTCGTCGCACCTCAG gaggaaggagaggctGTTCTTGTGCTGCAATCCAAATGCAGCAAGACTCCCCCAAAACCGGTGACTCCACCACCCATTGCAGCATCTGCTATCCCGGAGGACGAAGACGAGGATGACGAGGGTGACAGGATCATGGCCGAGCTGCAG GTGTTCCAGAAGTGCACGATTCAAGATGTAGAGCCCAGGTTTTTGGTTGAATCCCCACTGGGGGAGCTGTGGCCTGGGGAGGACGAG AACAAAGGTCTCCAGGTCAAAGGGAAACACCTGGAAATGAAAGACAATGGAAGCAACACCATTGCAAGCCCAAGG GTCCTATATTATGACACAGATAAAGTTTCCAAGGAGCAACTGTCACCAGGAAAAGACGACCCAATGAAACGCAAAGAAGGAGCAGCAGCCACCTCTGTGCAGGTTCACAGTGTGAATGTTTGTGGAAGTGCTCCAGGAATCCAACAGAGACCCACAGGCAACAGTCCAGCTGCATCAGGATGTCCGTGGGTAGTAGGGCAGTCTCGTCTCCCCAGGGCTCAGCGTACATATAGGAAAACGCATGCAGATTCTCTGCCTGAAAACACCAGGATCCAGGAAGACCTGAAAACAGGCAGCCCCACCTCAACGGTCCAGTCAGAAGATGATACACCTGTCGAAAAAAgaggcagagagcaggaacGGTCAACTCTCACTCCCATCCAGAATCCTTGGAGTGGGGGAGTGATGACCCAAGAGGGGACCAAAAGTCCAACTCTGAGGAGTCAAGAGTCCACTGGAAACCTGGACTTACTTCCAGAAGCCTTGAGTAAAGACAACTGTCAGGTGGCAGTTCTGAGGTCATCCAGAGCTCGGGTGAAGTTTGCCCAGGAGGCTGTCGTGAGCCCTGCCCTCCCCTGTGAGGAAGCAACATCCACTTCTGACAACATCGCCTTTAAAATAACTGACACAGAGGTCCAGGCCCTGTCCTTTGGTGAGTATGAGGAAATCATGAGTACTGAAGGAGGAAACATACAGACTGTCAAAGTGAGCGAAGCCCAAGATATGACCACTCAGGAGAAGAGTGGGCTTGGCAAGAAACCAGTCATCATCATCTTGGACGAGCCAATGGATATCCGGTCTGCCTACAAGCGGCTCTCTACCATATTTGAAGGGGAGGAGGAGCAACCGGACCAAAGGCTGGTGGACAAAAGGATAGAGGAAGTGCCAGAGGAGAATGACTCGGAGAGAGATGGAATCCAGGTAATTTGCCCAAAAGATGGAGGTAAGGCAATTCTTGGAGGAAACACCCAGAATTACTGCAGCCTCTCCAGCACTGTTACACATCATCACAATGTAACACAGGAAGCTTCATCTGCCCTTACTGAAAGGGTAGATCATGGGAAGCAGGACCCTAAGAAGAAGTTCAGGCTTAAGTTTCCCAAGAAGAAACTGACAGCACTAAGTCAAGCTATCCGAACAGGCACGAAGACAGGCAAAAAGACACTCCAGGTTGTAGTTtatgaagatgaggaagagcCGGACGGGACTATGAAAATGGCTAAAGAAGCGAAGCGATTTGAAATTGGCTACCACAGGTCTTCCAGCGACTCCACCACTACAAAATTCACCGAATGTCAGGCAAACTTGTCCGGTTCCCAGCACGGGTCAGATGAGTTCTGCAAAAGCGCAAGCCTTGAGCAGACCAACAAACAGCTGGAGGCGTCAGGAAGCATAATGTGTCCTTTGCCAACAAAAGAGGTGGTTGCAGAAGAACCCAAAACCACACTGGTTACATTAATGGAGCCCATAGTCAAAGACATGGTAGATGAGGCGCCCGTTTCTCCGAATGAAGCCACCTCTCCAACTTGGAAAGCTATCAGGACTCCACAGCCGAAGTTTCGCAAACCAAAACTTCCTCCTCGACCAACTGTCATCCCCCACTCTCCCACCAAGAGCCATCAG AACACAAGTCTCACTTCTGCTGCAAGCCTGTCTCCGTCGACCGTACCAAGAGCACAGCCGGCCCCTGCAGACAAAGCAGTGAAACAGCAGAAGTTTCTGGACCCCCAGAGGCAGTTCCAGCAG GCTAACGGAAGCGCTGGGAAAGCTGTCGGGGATGCTAAAGCGCCTTCCCCTGCTTTTCCTGCTTTTAAGATCCCTGCCTTTGACCCTAGCAGTGGAAAGAGCAGCTCTCCATCTGCTGCTAACCCAGATGCCACTAACCTGAACTCCTTTATCAACAACCCCGCTCAAACTCACCATTCCACCCTTTGTCTTACACAACCCTTCCCTGCTGGCTCTCCCAGGCTCCCTAGCAGCACCACTCGTAGCTTCAAGTACCAACCCATCGGCTCAGCCCAGAGCCAAAATGGCCAACTGCAGCCATCCTCCTCCCCTGTTTCTTCTCCAACCATGAGTCAAGGTGTCAAGACAATAAGTGCGCAGACGACCAGCTTCACCTGCTACAAGCTGCAGGGCAGGAACGGCAGCAAAGCCATCTAG